Within Deltaproteobacteria bacterium, the genomic segment GCCGCCACCGCGCTCACAAGCATGCCCATGGGATGAGCATCGTAATGGAAGCCATCCATGAATTTTTTAATATTTTCGTGAACGAAGGTATGATGAATGATCTGATTATTCCATTCTTCCTGTTGTTTTTGAGTAGGCAATTCCCCGTGAATTAAAAGATAGGCAGTTTCGAGGTAGTTACTTTTTTCGGCAAGCTGTTCGATGGGAATGCCACGGTATCGTAAAATACCTTTATCGCCATCAATATAAGTGATTTTACTTTTACAGGAGGCCGTGTTGGTAAAGGCGGGATCATAAGTCATGAGACCAAAATCATCTTCCGATGTTTTGATCTGCCTTAAGTCCATGGCCTTAATCGTGTTGTCTTGAATGGAAACTTCGTAAGTTTTACCACTGCGGTTGTCGGTAATACTTAGGGAATTTTTTGGCATAGTGACCTCTGTATTAGGAGTTAAAGTTTTTTCGATGCGTAGTACTAAACTGTTTTATTTATTTTTTGAAGCATTTATCGTTCAGAAAGTAAAAAAAATTACAAAGAGGGCAAAGACTGTTCTGCATCATGTCTTTGAGAGGCATGAACCTCAGTTTCGCCCTCTGGAGCTTCTAAAGTTCTGAGCCGACTCGAGGGAAATACTTCGTGACAGTTCTTGTAATAGGAATAAAAATTTACTTCGTAAAAATCTCCCTCTATTTTTATCACTCTTCCTCTATTCCATTTCCCATTGCGAAACACCTCCACTTTATCCCCGGCCTTGTATACTTCCTCTTGTGCTGAGCTAAGAGAAGAAAAGGGCAAATGAATCACTAAAATGGCAGTCAAAATAAGAAAACACTTTTTCATGAAAATCTCTCTTAGCTGAATAGTGTAAAAAGAGAAGTAAAAAGAGGCGAGCAATTCTTTTTTTATGGATGAAGAAGTGCAGAGTTGCATGTAAACGGCTAGAAGCTATTGAATAAGAGGCTTGAGCAATTGGTCGATATAATCCCAATTGATAGCAGGATTTTGAGAGCTGTCTGCAGAGAGCAAATTCAATTCTTCGGGGATATTGCTCGCAGAGGGAAGGCTGGTTTCTTGAAAAAGGGCCGAAAAATTTACAATCGTCCCCTCTCCCGTTATAGGCTGCGGTGAACGCAAGGTGATGGAATCGGAAACAGTATTCAAGATTTTTTTATAGTTTTGCTCATCCCCGGCAGCGAGTCGCCACGCTATCCAACGGTCTGTCAACGATCCATTTAAAGGAGATTGAACAAAAGTGTCCCAATCGTTAAAAGCCGACCGCAAGAGATCTGCCTTGGAAACAATGCGACTTGCTCCTTGCGAATCCAAATCGCCAAAACGGGTATCCGAAGCGGACAATTGCCCATTGATGTCTCGGTAAAAATTTGGAGAAAGTGGCCAGCTGGGAAACTTGTCAAAACCCCAGTCATAGCTGAAAACTCCCTGAAAACCATAAGCCAAAAGACCTGTCGCAAATTTGGCGAAGCGGAAGTCTTTGGGAGTGATTTCAATTTTCTGATTCATTCCAAACAGAAGACCTTCTATAGAGACATTGGAATTCACATAAGCATCTTCAGAGGCCAGACAGCTTTGAACTTCTGCTAAATCAGACCCCAACTGACGAAGCGAGGTATTTAAATCTTCTGTGGCGATCTGCCCACCCAGCAAAGGCGTCCCCCATTGAACAGCAAGGTCGCCAAGAGAAGTGGACTGGCTGGAAGATTTTAAAAATAATTCACCAAAAATGATTTTTTTGTTCGCCAACAAGTAAGCCGGCGATTGGCCTTGAAGCTCTTCATAACGCAGGGGATTGTAACCGATAAAACTGGAAAGCCTTTGAGTATTTTCGTTGGATAAAATTTGCAGAAACTTGGAGACACAGCAAGAAAGCCCTGCGGTAGCATCGCTCGGGTTTTGATATTTCAGCGCACAATAATTTTCGCTGGCACAACCCAAATCACTTTGTTGCAGACAACTCCTTGCAGCCTCGAGGGAATACTGAGTTGGGGCATGGGTGGTTGAAAGACTGGGACTATTCGTAGAGGCACTCGAACCGCAGGCGGACAAGAAAAGTAAAAAAACAAAAATGATTTTTTTCATGAACATTCCCTCCCTTATGGAAGGGCTAGAGGAGATCTATGCACTTGTCGATAGAAAAGAGCTGTTTTGACGCAAAGTAGTAGTGCAGTGCGGCAATTTGAACCACTGTCGACTAGAAGTCACCCTCTCCCTCGACGGGAGAGGGCCGGGGAGAAATCTTGCGAGGCATTTTTCTTCTCCAGATTTTCATCATAAAAAGAAAAATTCTGGGGATTCCATTTTAAGGTTTCAGACCATTTTTTAGAAACAGAAAAATATCAACAAAGCGAAAATAAATTTATTTTTCATACTTTTTTCACACGAGTGAAATACAGTGATTATGGATTCTTAAACTTCAATCCTTTTACCAATTTAAAATGCTTATCGCAGGTCAGCAGAGTTCCATTTACTTTCAGGGTACAGGCTGCAATCCAGATATCGTTAGTGGGAATGGGTTTACCGATTTTACGAAGATCAGAATAAATCTCTCCATAAATCTTCGCAGTTTCAATATCCACTTCTATTACTTTTATATTATAATGACCCAAAAAATCGTTCAGATGAGAAATGTTCCTATGACAACGTTCACCATAAGAAAAACCATAAAAAAGTTCGCCGTATACAATGGAGGGAAAATAAAACTCTTCAAATGAGGTCAGAATTTCAACTCCATTTTGAGCATAATGATCACAAAAAGTATAGAAACACGTATCAATCACAGCTCTCATTTCCACATTTCCTCATCAATCTCAGAAAACACTTTCAAACGCTTATCAATTTCTTCATATTCTTTCTTATCCATTTTCCCAAAAAACTTTAAAAGTTTTTTCTTTCGCTGAGATTTTTCATCAAAGCCCAACTGCTTCTTCAATAACTCAAGCACCACTTGAGTTTTTGTTTTTCCACTCTTTTTGGCCTGTTGAATAATAGCTTTTTCCAACTCTTTTGGCATAGAACGTATACTTAATACACTCATAGAACCTCCTTGTACTACGTATTAGCATAACTGTAGTACAAGCTTAGTCAAACATAGTTCCGATTACAACCCCATCTTCTTTGCAATAATTTCTTTCATGATTTCCGAACTTCCCCCACCTATCGTCATCAAACGGATATCCCGAGTGTAACGCGACAAATCATATTCTTCCATGTAACCCGCACCCCCATGGGCTTGCAGACAATCATAAGCCACTTTTTGGGCTAAATCGCAGGCAAAAAGTTTTGCCATAGAAACCTCTTTGCTACATTCTACCCCTGCATTAAAAAGTGTCACCGCGTGATAAACGAGTCGCCTTGCGGCTTCGAGGGCAGTGGCATGTTCAGCAAATTTATGTTGCCATACCTGAAAATCAATCACTCTCTTACCAAAGGCTGCTCTTTCCTTTGCATAACGAATGCTGTCTTCGAGGATCAGCTGGGCGCTGGCCACACAGGTAACAGCCGCCACCAGGCGTTCTCCTTGAAAATTTTTCATAATGTAAGCAAAACCCATATTTTCTTGCCCCAAAATGTAACGCTGAGGAATTCGGCAATTCTCAAAATAGAGTAAGGCAGTGTCTGAAGAATGATTCCCCATTTTTTCGAGTTTTTTACCCACCGAAAAACCCAGGGTATCCGTGGGGAAAGTTACCAAACTAATTCCCTTATAACCTGCAGCCCCCGTCCTTACGGCAAGTGTAATAAAATCAGCACGACTCCCGTTGGTGATGTACATCTTGGCGCCATTGATAATGAGATCACTGCCTTCTTTTATAGCTCGGGTTTGAATATTCGCCACGTCTGATCCACAACCTGGTTCGGTAATTCCCAAGGCCGCAATTTTTTGCCCCTGAAGAGCTGGTATTAGAAAAAGTTTCTTCTGCTCTTCAGTTCCCAACACACTAAGGATAGGCGTGGCAATATCCGCCTGCACCATCAAATCCATCGCAAGCCCCGCCATTTTACAGCGAATAATCTCTTCGCAAAAAACCACTTTGAACCAATAATCCCCCCCACTCCCTCCAGACTCTTCTGGAAAACAAACCCCCAATATGCCAAGTTCCGCCGCCCTGGCAAAAATTTCGCGGGGGAAAGTACAGGCTTTCTCCCATTCTTCTTTGTGGGGAAGCAGCTCTTTCTCTGCAAAATCACGCACGGTTTTTCGAAAAAGTTCATGTTCGGAGCTAAAAGGAGAGAGATGGGTCATATTCAATTCCATTCAGTAAGTTTTGAAGTTTTGAAATTAGTCCTAATTTTCCGCAGGAGAACTGGCCCAAAAAACTTCCAACATCTTTATGAGTTCTACATATTCTTTAAACAAAACAGGTTTTTTGATAAAAAATTTAGCGCCTAACTTATAAGAATTATTTCTGTCCTCTTCATTAATGGACGTAGTGAGAACAGTGATTGGAATACCTTTCAAATCGGGAAAAGTCCCAATTTCTTTTAAAACGGCTCGACCATCTTTTTTAGGTAAATTTAAATCCAGAATAATCATCGAGGGAAGCGGATATTTTTTTTTATCCTGGAAAACGCCTTCATGATGAAGATATTGGAGAAGGTCCACTCCATTGGTGACACGACACAACTTTGCTTCTAATTTTGCTCCTTGAAAGGCATTCTGAATCAGAAAATAATGGTCATCATCGTCTTCTGCTATAAGCAGAACATTTTTTTTTGTAATCTGATCTTTCATAAAATCTTGTTTGTCATACCTCCACACTCCTCTCTTTTACAAGGCAAAGTCACTGAGAAAATAGCCCCTTGTTCGGGGACACTTTTTGCCTCAATTTTCCCGCCATGACGGGAAATGATTTTTTGGCAAATCGCCAACCCCAAACCACTCCCTTCGTACTCTCCCCGGCTGTGTAATCGCTGAAAGGGTTCTAAAATTTTACTGGAATATTCTGGTTCAAAACCAATACCATTGTCTTGCAGGCGAATTTCAACAAAGCATCTTTCTGAGGGGTGTACGCTGATTATAAGCTCCAAGGGAACATCCTTCTTCCTGTATTTAATGGCATTCATAATCAGATTTTGAAACAATTGCCTCATTTGGAGTTTATTCGCATACACTTGGGGAAGTGGATTAACCTGTATCATGGCCCTGGATTCTTTGATTTTCAAATCGAGCTCCACCAATATCTCCTGAATCAGGAGATTTAGATCCACCCTTTCGAAAGAGTCTTTTTGGACATTCACTTTTGCATATTGAAGAAGGTCTGTAATGAGCTGACTCATTCGATGAGAGGCCTTCTGAATGCGACCCAACAAAAACAAGGATTCTTCATCCAGATTTTGAGCCCCTTGTTCTCTAATGCTATCTGCAAATCCTCCGATAATATAGAGCGGTTCTTGTAGATCATGGGAAGCGATGTAAGCGAATTGTTCCAGCTCTTTATTAGAACGTTCCAATTCTTCCGTTTTTAGCTTTAAAGCCGCCTCCGCTCTTTTTCGTTCAGCAATTTCTTTTTTTAATTCCTGATTGGTCTTTGATAGCTCCAAAGTCCTTTTTTCTACGTTCTTCTCCAGCTCTGAATGGACTCTTTTAAGCTCTTCTTCATTTTTTTTACGTTCTGTTAAGTCTCGCGTCACCTTTGCAAAACCAAGGAGTGTTTTCTCTTGATCGTAGATGGCAGTAATAACCGTGCTTGCCCAAAACAAGGTTCCATCCTTGCGTTTTCTCCAACCCTCTTCTTCTACTCTTCCTTTCAAGGCAGCAAATTGAATTTCTTGTGCAGGCTTGGCCTTACCTTGATCTTCCTGAGTATAAAAACATGAAAAATGTTGCCCTACAATCTCTTGCTCAGCATAACCCATAATCCGCTCCGCTCCAGGATTCCAGGTTACAACAAAGCCTTTGGAATCGAGCATGAAAATCGCGTAATCCTGAACATGCTCAATCAATAAACCTTGCCGTTTCCAACTCTCCAACAACCCATTTTCTAATTTTTTTCCACGGAGGAGGGAATTTTTCGAAGAGATTATTTTTTTAATAAATTCAAACATAATTTCTCTTTGATCTTAGAAAAGAAAGGTGTAGAAATAAAGCCCTAAGTTGTCTACCCAATCCAGAGGGGAATCATGACCACAAAAAAAATAAAAGTTCTGATCATCGACGACGATATGGATTTACTTCATCTTCTCACAAAAAAACTGCATAAGAACGATGTTGAATGTATGTCTGCCACCCTGCCAGGGGAGGGCTTAAAGAAAGCCCAGGAATATAACCCCGACTTAGTTCTGTTAGATTTGAATTTACCAAAAATGAGCGGCTTTGGATTTCTAAGAGAATTCAAACGTCATTCCCAATTGTCTAATATCCCTGTAGTGGTTCTCACCTCAATCGCTGATGAAGATGTTTCTCAAGAGGCCCTCAACCTGGGAGCAGCCACTTACCTGACCAAAGCTTGCAGCGACCAGGAATTGCTTTCGGCAATCAATAAACATACCCCTTCCCATCCTTACTGGGCCCAAAAAAGCACTTAGACCTCACTTAAGATTTCAGAAACCGCTTCGCTTTTTAAAGGGAGAGTGATAATAAATTGGGTCCACTCGCCTTCTTGACTGAGAGCGCCGATTCTCCCCTGATGTTGCTCCACAATTTTTTTACAGATCGCAAGCCCAATACCGCTTCCTTCATACTGATTTCGACTATGGAGGCGTTGAAAAGGTGCAAAAATTTTCTCGACATATTCCTTCTCAAAACCAATCCCGTTGTCTTGGACTAATATTTTTACAGAAGTATCCGAATTCATTTCGCTCCTTACCTGTATGTGGGGGGCAATGTCTTTTCTGCGAAACTTGAGGGCATTGGAGAGAAGATTTTGGAACAATTGTCGCATCTGGAGTTCGTCAGCACAAACGGTAGGCAGAGAATCATATTCTATTTTTGCCTGACACTCTCGGATACGAATCTCGAGATCTCCTAGAACTTCCTGAAGGGTTTGATTGAGATCTACCCTTACAAAAGGCTTTGAGCACATCGTAATACGCGAAAATTCCAACACATCATAAATCAGTTGGCTCATACGTGCGGCAGCATTCCGAATTCGTTCAAGAAGAATCTGCATTTCCGGATCAATCTTCTTTTTGTACTGAGTTTGGAGGGTGTCGATAAAGGCCTGAATTACGTACAAAGGTTCCTGGAGATCGTGGGAGGCAATATAAGCAAATTGCTCCAACTCGGTATTCGATCGCTTCAACTCCTCTGTTTTTTGTTTTAAAAGATGGTTCGATTTCGCCAACTCTTTGGTGCGGTCTTTGACGCGAATTTCAAGCTCACTGTAGAGTTTTTGCAGCTCTTCTTCCGCTTTCTTACGGCGACTGATATCCCTGCTAATCCCCAAAACTCCCACCACTTCTCCTTTAATCAATTGGGGTTTGGAAGCACTTTCAACCACAAGATACTGCCCTGATTTTGACTGGATACGCATTTCAAAAACCGGAGGAGTGGTTCCCTTAAGCACTCTTTTGAAATTTTCCCTGATGCGGGGTAAATCGTCCGAATGAATAAGCGGGGCAAAATTTTTCCCTATCCACTCCTGAATCGTCCAGCCGGTAATCTTTTCAAAAGCTGGATTCAGAGAAATGATTGCTCCCTCCCTATCCACTATAGAAATTAAATCGGGTGCTGTTTCAATGAGGGTTTTATACCTCTGCTCCGAATAACGGAGAGCTTCTTCTATTTCCTTACGATCCTTGATTTCATCATTTAAACGACTAATGGAAGTTGTGTTTGTTTCGAGAGCTTCTGCCATTTGATTGAGTGAATTTGCCAACATTCCAAGCTCGTCTCCTCGATTGAGTAATACCCGGGCCTTGAAGTTTCCCTTTTTAATTTCCTGGGTGGCCTTTAAGAATATGGGAAGGGGTTTGGTGATAATCGACGAAGTGATGAAAGCCAAGACTGCACCAATAGCCATACAAACCAGGGTAATCAAAATATTAAAACGCGTTGTATGATTAACGATTTGGTACAAGCGCCCAAGCGTAAAGTCGATTTGAAGATAGCCCACCACATTGCTATCGGGAAGCAAAACAGGCCCCCCAATTTTAAGGAGATCTCCT encodes:
- a CDS encoding type II toxin-antitoxin system VapC family toxin — translated: MRAVIDTCFYTFCDHYAQNGVEILTSFEEFYFPSIVYGELFYGFSYGERCHRNISHLNDFLGHYNIKVIEVDIETAKIYGEIYSDLRKIGKPIPTNDIWIAACTLKVNGTLLTCDKHFKLVKGLKFKNP
- a CDS encoding acyl-CoA dehydrogenase family protein, translated to MTHLSPFSSEHELFRKTVRDFAEKELLPHKEEWEKACTFPREIFARAAELGILGVCFPEESGGSGGDYWFKVVFCEEIIRCKMAGLAMDLMVQADIATPILSVLGTEEQKKLFLIPALQGQKIAALGITEPGCGSDVANIQTRAIKEGSDLIINGAKMYITNGSRADFITLAVRTGAAGYKGISLVTFPTDTLGFSVGKKLEKMGNHSSDTALLYFENCRIPQRYILGQENMGFAYIMKNFQGERLVAAVTCVASAQLILEDSIRYAKERAAFGKRVIDFQVWQHKFAEHATALEAARRLVYHAVTLFNAGVECSKEVSMAKLFACDLAQKVAYDCLQAHGGAGYMEEYDLSRYTRDIRLMTIGGGSSEIMKEIIAKKMGL
- a CDS encoding response regulator, which encodes MKDQITKKNVLLIAEDDDDHYFLIQNAFQGAKLEAKLCRVTNGVDLLQYLHHEGVFQDKKKYPLPSMIILDLNLPKKDGRAVLKEIGTFPDLKGIPITVLTTSINEEDRNNSYKLGAKFFIKKPVLFKEYVELIKMLEVFWASSPAEN
- a CDS encoding PAS domain S-box protein translates to MFEFIKKIISSKNSLLRGKKLENGLLESWKRQGLLIEHVQDYAIFMLDSKGFVVTWNPGAERIMGYAEQEIVGQHFSCFYTQEDQGKAKPAQEIQFAALKGRVEEEGWRKRKDGTLFWASTVITAIYDQEKTLLGFAKVTRDLTERKKNEEELKRVHSELEKNVEKRTLELSKTNQELKKEIAERKRAEAALKLKTEELERSNKELEQFAYIASHDLQEPLYIIGGFADSIREQGAQNLDEESLFLLGRIQKASHRMSQLITDLLQYAKVNVQKDSFERVDLNLLIQEILVELDLKIKESRAMIQVNPLPQVYANKLQMRQLFQNLIMNAIKYRKKDVPLELIISVHPSERCFVEIRLQDNGIGFEPEYSSKILEPFQRLHSRGEYEGSGLGLAICQKIISRHGGKIEAKSVPEQGAIFSVTLPCKREECGGMTNKIL
- a CDS encoding response regulator translates to MTTKKIKVLIIDDDMDLLHLLTKKLHKNDVECMSATLPGEGLKKAQEYNPDLVLLDLNLPKMSGFGFLREFKRHSQLSNIPVVVLTSIADEDVSQEALNLGAATYLTKACSDQELLSAINKHTPSHPYWAQKST
- a CDS encoding PAS domain S-box protein, producing MKTSIRLKLIAYTFLLILIVGGAISLFSIHEGQQLILSTYEKKCTQITDLIAQTLMNDIYFLDSNAIRLHLEDTRINPDIINIYVMDMEGNILSDGTLKNSLSDQKLQGAFNKKVLKAKEWISKTEGDLLKIGGPVLLPDSNVVGYLQIDFTLGRLYQIVNHTTRFNILITLVCMAIGAVLAFITSSIITKPLPIFLKATQEIKKGNFKARVLLNRGDELGMLANSLNQMAEALETNTTSISRLNDEIKDRKEIEEALRYSEQRYKTLIETAPDLISIVDREGAIISLNPAFEKITGWTIQEWIGKNFAPLIHSDDLPRIRENFKRVLKGTTPPVFEMRIQSKSGQYLVVESASKPQLIKGEVVGVLGISRDISRRKKAEEELQKLYSELEIRVKDRTKELAKSNHLLKQKTEELKRSNTELEQFAYIASHDLQEPLYVIQAFIDTLQTQYKKKIDPEMQILLERIRNAAARMSQLIYDVLEFSRITMCSKPFVRVDLNQTLQEVLGDLEIRIRECQAKIEYDSLPTVCADELQMRQLFQNLLSNALKFRRKDIAPHIQVRSEMNSDTSVKILVQDNGIGFEKEYVEKIFAPFQRLHSRNQYEGSGIGLAICKKIVEQHQGRIGALSQEGEWTQFIITLPLKSEAVSEILSEV